One segment of Solanum stenotomum isolate F172 chromosome 1, ASM1918654v1, whole genome shotgun sequence DNA contains the following:
- the LOC125845195 gene encoding zinc finger protein ZAT9-like, which produces MEKNKICKLCSRKFANGRALGGHMRSHMMNLQLHQHETESIPSSSWSDEEEKGKILNSSDADADDSAVVLPDKESETESSKNPIRFKRSKRVRKSRKPNFVKITEYYSSVVETETVSSISENSPEEDVAHCLMMLSRDKWNKKEQVDFYSDEEEEDEQVKEENSEDSEGGEVKVTTKSTRGRGKYRCETCNKVFRSYQALGGHRASHKKIKLSNEVVESARNNNVVVEEKIHQCPVCYRVFPSGQALGGHKRSHTIGAVVATSVTVLPPPPPPPPPAPAPAKLELSRTGGTSLIDLNFPPPMEDDDEIISQVEVSAVSDAEFVNPIKNQR; this is translated from the coding sequence atggagaaaaacaAGATATGTAAGCTCTGTTCAAGAAAGTTTGCTAATGGAAGAGCTTTAGGTGGGCATATGAGATCTCATATGATGAATTTACAGTTACACCAACATGAAACAGAGTCAATTCCATCATCTTCATGGTccgatgaagaagaaaaaggtaaaatcttgaattcatcTGATGCTGATGCTGATGACTCGGCTGTTGTTCTTCCAGATAAGGAGAGTGAAACCGAGTCATCGAAAAACCCAATTCGTTTCAAAAGATCTAAAAGAGTAAGGAAATCAAGAAAACCCAATTTTGTGAAGATAACAGAGTATTACTCATCAGTGGTTGAAACAGAGACGGTGAGTTCGATTTCAGAGAATTCACCTGAAGAAGATGTTGCACATTGCTTGATGATGTTATCTAGAGATAAATGGAATAAAAAAGAACAAGTTGATTTCTACTCtgatgaagaggaagaagatgaacaaGTCAAAGAAGAGAATTCAGAGGATTCTGAAGGAGGAGAAGTTAAAGTAACTACAAAGAGTACTAGAGGAAGAGGTAAGTATAGATGTGAAACATGTAACAAAGTTTTTCGGTCTTATCAAGCTTTAGGAGGACATAGAGCAAGTCACAAGAAGATTAAACTGTCAAACGAAGTGGTGGAAAGCGCGAGGAATAATAATGTAGTAGTTGAAGAGAAAATACATCAATGTCCTGTTTGTTACAGAGTTTTTCCATCGGGTCAAGCTTTAGGTGGACACAAGCGATCACATACTATTGGTGCTGTTGTTGCAACAAGTGTAACTGTTCTTCCTCCTCCGCCTCCGCCTCCACCTCCTGCTCCTGCTCCTGCTAAATTAGAATTATCAAGAACTGGTGGAACAAGTTTAATAGATCTTAATTTTCCTCCACCAATGGAAGATGATGATGAAATTATCAGTCAAGTTGAAGTTTCTGCAGTTTCTGATGCTGAATTTGTCAACCCCATCAAGAATCAGAGGTAA
- the LOC125845008 gene encoding zinc finger protein ZAT4-like, whose amino-acid sequence MACVDEEQKPSFKHYCRVCKKGFMCGRALGGHMRAHGIGDDRANMDDDDDDDEASDWEENHGDNKRMYQLRANPNRLKSTRVCENCGKEFLSWKSFLEHGKYCGSDDAYDDHSLVSSPCSDGEEYNIGERKGYGWSKRKRSLRTKVGTFTSSYNTNNTYSSEQEDLLLAKWLIDLANSRVDPLTIEPEESCASASKDEEKRNPIMTYLSTSGLMNQDKDLEHHRKSDFFILPSLDEAKVAPKGLFECKACKKVFNSHQALGGHRASHKKVKGCYAAKQDQLDDNNTHDQDNYFKGSKSSSYNYQFEQGSSLTGASRKKSKVHECSICHRVFSTGQALGGHKRCHWITSNSQDSSIFTPKFHFHNPLKQINERSTLENQDPLDLNIPPNDQNMSRIRQEPWKIINPFEVSTDIHMHPWSSTNSDHTKKETKDDVVHHNNNDQPREENEDDNFKNKNNNNNNTNKNNNVRQDNATQINVEDDDEADSKLKLAKLSDLNDINTSSANHSQWLQVGIGPTNKVEADS is encoded by the coding sequence ATGGCTTGTGTTGATGAAGAACAAAAGCCAAGTTTTAAGCATTATTGTAGAGTTTGCAAGAAGGGTTTCATGTGTGGGAGAGCTCTAGGTGGACATATGAGAGCTCATGGTATTGGAGATGATAGAGCAAAtatggatgatgatgatgatgatgatgaagctAGTGATTGGGAAGAAAACCATGGTGATAATAAGAGGATGTACCAATTAAGAGCAAACCCTAATAGGTTAAAGAGCACTAGGGTATGTGAAAATTGTGGAAAAGAATTCTTGTCATGGAAATCTTTTCTTGAACATGGTAAATATTGTGGCTCTGATGATGCTTATGATGATCATTCCTTGGTATCATCACCTTGTTCTGATGGTGAGGAATATAATATTGGTGAAAGAAAAGGTTATGGTTGGTCTAAAAGGAAAAGGTCCTTGAGGACTAAAGTTGGAACTTTTACTTCATcttataatactaataatactTATTCAAGTGAACAAGAAGATCTTCTTCTTGCAAAATGGCTTATAGATTTAGCTAATTCAAGGGTGGACCCATTAACCATCGAGCCAGAAGAGTCATGCGCCTCTGCTAGTAAAGACGAGGAGAAGCGGAACCCTATAATGACCTACCTTAGTACTTCCGGCCTCATGAACCAAGACAAAGATCTTGAACATCATAGAAAAAGTGACTTTTTCATCTTACCTAGTTTGGACGAGGCTAAAGTGGCTCCCAAAGGATTATTTGAATGTAAAGCATGCAAGAAAGTATTCAATTCTCACCAAGCCCTAGGTGGGCATAGGGCAAGTCACAAGAAGGTTAAAGGATGTTATGCAGCCAAACAAGATCAATTAGATGATAATAATACACATGATCAAGATAATTACTTTAAAGGTTCAAAGTCATCATCTTATAATTACCAATTTGAACAAGGGTCCTCATTAACAGGAGcttcaagaaaaaaatcaaaagtacatGAATGTTCAATATGCCATAGAGTTTTCTCAACAGGACAAGCTTTAGGTGGCCACAAAAGGTGTCATTGGATCACTTCTAACTCTCAAGATTCCTCTATCTTCACaccaaaatttcattttcacaATCCCCTTAAGCAAATTAATGAAAGATCAACATTGGAGAATCAAGATCCATTGGATCTTAACATTCCACCAAATGATCAAAACATGTCAAGAATAAGGCAAGAACCTTGGAAAATAATCAATCCGTTTGAGGTCTCCACAGATATACACATGCATCCATGGAGTAGTACAAATAGTGATCatacaaaaaaagaaacaaaagatgaTGTTGTTCACCACAACAATAATGATCAACCCCGCGAAGAAAACGAGGATGACAACTTcaagaacaagaacaacaacaataacaatactaacaaaaacaacaatGTCCGTCAAGATAATGCAACACAAATCAATGtagaagatgatgatgaagcAGATAGTAAGTTGAAGTTAGCAAAACTAAGTGATCTAAATGATATCAATACTAGTTCAGCTAATCATTCACAATGGTTACAAGTTGGTATTGGTCCAACAAATAAGGTTGAGGCTGACTCATAA